The following proteins are encoded in a genomic region of Candidatus Methylospira mobilis:
- a CDS encoding ZIP family metal transporter, translated as MTSAGKFSLYDRFRSQSSLIQILIVVSSVLFIGTAILSYLYFFINPIVAYASLASILAGLATGVGALPALLFREIKQKLLLTMLGGAAGVMLAATSFSLIVPGIHYGNEIWPGKGVVIMAAGILVGALFLELSDRYLPLHRFLLQREDQDGSLRKIWLFIGAIALHNFPEGAAVGISFGSNDWHNGTALAIAVALQNIPEGLAVALPLVGLGYPRRQAVTIAALTGLVEPVGGFLGISAVSAFYPLLSGGMAFAAGAMLFVISDDIIPRTQSQGKSRSATFALLIGFVVMMMLDNMLV; from the coding sequence ATGACTTCCGCTGGAAAATTTTCACTGTATGATCGTTTCCGCTCGCAATCGAGCCTGATACAAATTTTAATCGTCGTATCGTCCGTGCTGTTTATCGGCACAGCCATACTGAGTTATTTGTATTTTTTTATTAATCCGATCGTCGCCTATGCGTCGCTCGCCAGCATACTGGCCGGCCTGGCTACCGGCGTAGGGGCCCTGCCCGCGTTGTTATTCCGCGAGATCAAGCAAAAGCTGCTGCTCACCATGCTGGGCGGCGCTGCCGGGGTGATGCTGGCCGCCACCTCTTTTTCTCTGATCGTGCCTGGCATACATTACGGCAATGAAATCTGGCCCGGCAAGGGCGTGGTTATCATGGCCGCAGGCATCCTGGTTGGCGCGCTGTTCCTGGAGCTCAGCGACCGTTATCTTCCGCTGCACCGCTTTCTGCTGCAGCGCGAAGACCAGGACGGTTCGCTGCGCAAAATCTGGCTGTTTATCGGCGCGATCGCGCTGCACAATTTCCCGGAAGGCGCTGCAGTAGGCATCAGCTTCGGCTCCAACGATTGGCATAACGGCACTGCGCTTGCCATCGCGGTCGCCTTGCAGAACATCCCGGAAGGTCTTGCCGTGGCGCTCCCGCTGGTCGGGCTCGGCTATCCGCGCCGCCAGGCGGTAACGATCGCGGCGCTGACCGGTCTGGTCGAGCCGGTCGGCGGATTCCTTGGCATTTCTGCAGTTTCCGCCTTTTATCCGCTGTTATCCGGCGGCATGGCCTTCGCCGCAGGAGCGATGCTGTTTGTAATCAGCGACGACATCATTCCGCGCACGCAGTCGCAGGGAAAATCGCGTTCGGCTACCTTTGCATTGCTGATCGGTTTCGTCGTGATGATGATGCTCGACAACATGCTGGTTTAA
- a CDS encoding agmatine deiminase family protein — MTDSDSVFFPPEWAHQYAVLLAWPYAEGDFSPWLMDVEQTYLLIAAAVSQRQRLIIACHDEKLQQRVERLLDEHGIQADRIALVVLPYNDVWVRDTAPITVDTTDAVRFLNFRFNAWGGKYEHADDASLAGRLHASGVLGSHPIQHIDFVLEGGSLETDGTGTLLTTTRCLLNPNRNPGLNQAQIEQKLKHYLGLNRILWLQHGYTEGDDTDAHIDTLARFAPNGAILYTACDRHDDPLYIELKYMEAELQALRTEDNCPYHLVELPIPGVIASENGERLPATYANFLIINEAVLVPVYDDDPADKLALERIAGCFPDREIIAIPATPLIRQYGSIHCMTMQFPDFQLDG; from the coding sequence GTGACTGACTCTGACTCCGTTTTTTTTCCGCCCGAATGGGCGCATCAATACGCCGTACTGCTGGCCTGGCCTTACGCGGAGGGCGATTTCAGCCCATGGCTCATGGACGTGGAGCAGACTTATTTACTGATTGCCGCAGCCGTCAGTCAACGCCAGAGACTGATCATAGCCTGCCATGACGAAAAACTGCAGCAGCGCGTTGAGCGGCTACTGGACGAACACGGCATACAGGCGGACAGAATCGCGTTAGTGGTGCTGCCCTACAACGATGTTTGGGTTAGAGACACCGCGCCGATAACGGTAGACACCACCGATGCGGTCCGCTTTCTGAATTTCCGTTTCAACGCCTGGGGCGGTAAATACGAACATGCCGACGATGCGTCATTGGCGGGGCGCCTGCATGCTTCGGGAGTCCTGGGCAGCCACCCGATTCAGCACATCGATTTCGTTCTCGAAGGCGGCAGTCTGGAAACCGACGGGACCGGCACGCTGCTGACCACAACGCGCTGCCTGTTGAACCCGAATCGCAATCCGGGACTCAATCAGGCGCAAATCGAACAAAAACTGAAACACTATCTTGGGCTGAACCGCATCCTTTGGCTGCAGCACGGCTATACCGAAGGCGACGATACCGATGCGCATATCGATACCCTGGCCAGATTCGCCCCGAACGGCGCTATTCTCTATACCGCATGCGACCGGCATGACGACCCTTTGTATATCGAACTCAAGTACATGGAAGCGGAATTACAGGCGCTACGCACCGAGGATAATTGCCCCTACCATCTGGTGGAGCTGCCGATACCCGGCGTGATTGCCAGCGAAAACGGCGAGCGGCTGCCGGCAACCTATGCGAACTTCCTGATTATCAACGAAGCGGTGCTGGTTCCGGTCTACGATGACGACCCGGCGGACAAGCTGGCGCTGGAGCGTATAGCCGGCTGTTTCCCTGATCGTGAAATCATTGCAATACCGGCAACGCCGTTGATCCGTCAATACGGCAGCATACACTGCATGACCATGCAGTTCCCAGATTTTCAACTGGACGGCTAA
- a CDS encoding histidine kinase dimerization/phospho-acceptor domain-containing protein, protein MSHELRTPLNAILGFSELMRNDPAVTEGAARKPRYYQS, encoded by the coding sequence ATGAGCCATGAACTGCGCACGCCGCTGAACGCCATACTCGGTTTTTCCGAGCTGATGCGCAACGACCCCGCCGTTACCGAGGGGGCAGCGCGAAAACCTCGATATTATCAATCGTAG
- a CDS encoding DUF2726 domain-containing protein — protein METFSASIWPIATVAGVFLLVLALWLRSSGKNKLARMVYQKKVELFTEAEQRFFRALQEAVANDYLIFSKIRIADIISPKRGSAGQDTVEAFTVIAAQCFDFILLEPNSLTIVCVVMAAEKIDSAKQEKLQTICDAAGLPLAFFNLRNAYAVRKIRDQILQLLQDTPLTFTESYGRIEPHISNLEDIQL, from the coding sequence TTGGAAACATTTTCCGCCAGCATCTGGCCTATCGCGACTGTAGCCGGCGTATTTTTACTGGTATTGGCGCTTTGGCTGCGCAGCAGCGGCAAAAATAAACTGGCCCGGATGGTATACCAAAAAAAAGTCGAGCTGTTTACCGAGGCAGAACAACGGTTTTTTCGCGCGCTACAGGAAGCCGTCGCCAACGATTACCTCATTTTCAGTAAAATACGCATCGCGGACATCATCAGCCCGAAAAGAGGTTCTGCAGGGCAGGATACGGTAGAAGCATTCACGGTAATCGCTGCGCAGTGTTTCGATTTCATATTGCTGGAACCGAACAGCCTCACAATAGTCTGTGTAGTTATGGCTGCGGAAAAAATCGACTCCGCGAAACAGGAAAAGCTGCAAACCATTTGCGATGCCGCCGGCTTGCCGCTGGCCTTTTTCAATCTCAGGAACGCCTATGCCGTCCGAAAGATCAGGGATCAGATATTGCAGTTATTGCAGGATACGCCATTAACTTTTACCGAATCTTACGGGCGTATCGAACCGCATATCAGTAATCTGGAAGACATACAATTATAA
- a CDS encoding TMEM165/GDT1 family protein — protein MSCLFPQSLPGWTSNTLAAAGHWAAPAGSSFALVLLAEIGDKSQLVCMTLAARFRALPVLSGAASAFAVLNLLAVVFGSAISETLPHVWVGMAVAALFIAFGLRSLFSLDQEDNTPDKPETGYRSLFLTVFFLILVAEFGDKTQLAVAGMSTYLSAAPVWTGATLALMISTCLGVWIGRSLLTRLPLSWLHRISGVIFLGFGFYAAWHVHTELPIPDWNVWFSR, from the coding sequence GTGAGTTGTCTTTTTCCGCAAAGTCTGCCCGGTTGGACATCGAATACGCTTGCGGCGGCCGGCCATTGGGCCGCGCCGGCCGGCAGCAGCTTCGCACTGGTATTACTGGCTGAAATCGGCGACAAAAGCCAGCTGGTATGCATGACCCTGGCCGCCAGATTTCGCGCGCTGCCGGTTTTATCCGGCGCTGCTTCGGCATTTGCCGTGCTGAATCTTCTCGCGGTGGTTTTCGGCAGTGCCATTTCCGAAACACTTCCGCATGTCTGGGTGGGAATGGCGGTCGCCGCGCTGTTCATTGCTTTCGGATTGCGCTCGCTGTTTAGCCTGGACCAGGAAGACAATACGCCGGACAAACCGGAAACCGGCTATCGCAGTCTGTTTCTGACCGTATTTTTTCTTATCCTGGTCGCCGAATTCGGCGACAAAACCCAGCTTGCCGTGGCCGGGATGAGTACTTATCTATCAGCGGCGCCGGTCTGGACCGGCGCCACATTGGCATTGATGATCAGCACCTGCCTGGGAGTCTGGATAGGGCGTTCGCTGTTGACCCGGCTGCCGCTGAGCTGGCTGCATCGGATCAGCGGCGTGATTTTTCTGGGATTCGGCTTCTACGCGGCCTGGCATGTGCATACCGAACTTCCCATACCCGATTGGAACGTTTGGTTTAGCCGTTAA
- the tatC gene encoding twin-arginine translocase subunit TatC, with the protein MTDHQDNDQPFIAHLVELRDRLLRSIGIVLLLFFGLAYWANPIYTYLAGPLLKHMPAGSQMIAIEVASPFLTPFKLTLMVALFASVPWILYQAWAFVAPGLYRHERKLILPLLVSSTLLFYGGMAFAYYVVFPLIFGFMTAAAPQGVVVMTDITQYLDFILTIFFAFGVAFEVPIFTILLVWSGVVSREDLAEKRPYVIVGAFVIGMVLTPPDVVSQTLLSIPIWLLFEVGLIFSRFFVREAETPPADTPTLENSAPDEKDPYDPGASLP; encoded by the coding sequence ATGACTGACCATCAAGACAACGACCAGCCCTTTATCGCGCATCTCGTCGAACTGCGCGACCGCCTGCTGCGCTCGATAGGGATTGTACTGCTGCTGTTTTTCGGACTCGCCTACTGGGCCAATCCGATTTACACGTATCTGGCCGGGCCCTTGTTGAAGCATATGCCCGCAGGCTCGCAAATGATCGCGATAGAGGTCGCGTCGCCGTTTCTGACGCCGTTCAAGCTGACGCTGATGGTCGCGCTTTTTGCATCGGTGCCATGGATACTGTATCAGGCCTGGGCCTTTGTCGCGCCAGGTCTCTACCGGCACGAGCGCAAGCTGATTTTGCCGCTGCTGGTATCCAGCACGCTGCTGTTTTACGGCGGCATGGCTTTCGCCTACTATGTGGTCTTTCCGCTGATATTCGGTTTCATGACCGCCGCCGCGCCGCAAGGCGTGGTGGTGATGACGGATATCACCCAATACCTCGACTTTATCCTGACCATTTTTTTTGCGTTCGGCGTCGCTTTCGAAGTGCCGATCTTCACCATACTGCTGGTGTGGAGCGGCGTGGTATCGCGCGAGGATCTGGCCGAAAAACGCCCTTACGTCATCGTCGGCGCGTTTGTAATCGGCATGGTGTTGACGCCGCCCGACGTCGTTTCGCAAACGCTGCTTTCCATTCCGATCTGGCTGCTGTTCGAAGTAGGCCTGATATTTTCACGGTTTTTTGTACGGGAAGCCGAGACGCCGCCCGCTGACACGCCTACGCTCGAAAACAGCGCCCCGGATGAAAAAGACCCCTACGACCCTGGAGCTTCATTGCCATGA
- a CDS encoding carbon-nitrogen hydrolase → MSKLLKAGIIQQACNSVRETNLAVSIRGIEEAAANGADLIMLPELHCGPYFCQTEDTDNFDLAETIPGPTTEILAATAKRLGVVIVGSLFERRAAGLYHNTAVVLEKDGSLAGKYRKMHIPDDPGYYEKFYFTPGDLGFTPIDTSVGRLGVLVCWDQWYPEAARLMALAGADLLLYPTAIGWNPDDGEDERQRQREAWITVQRGHAVANGLPVLACNRIGHEPDPGPNSRGILFWGGSFAVGPQGEFLAQANTSDTQVLMVNIDRERSEQMRRIWPFLRDRRIDAYQGTIRRFID, encoded by the coding sequence ATGAGCAAGCTACTGAAAGCAGGTATTATTCAGCAGGCCTGTAATAGCGTCAGAGAAACCAACCTGGCCGTTTCGATACGCGGCATTGAGGAAGCAGCCGCCAACGGCGCAGATCTGATAATGTTGCCCGAATTGCACTGCGGCCCCTATTTCTGTCAAACCGAAGACACCGATAACTTCGATCTGGCCGAAACGATACCGGGACCCACTACGGAAATTCTTGCCGCAACGGCGAAACGACTGGGCGTAGTGATCGTCGGTTCGCTGTTCGAGCGCCGGGCGGCCGGCCTCTATCACAATACCGCCGTGGTGCTGGAAAAAGACGGCAGTCTGGCGGGTAAATACCGCAAAATGCATATCCCGGACGATCCCGGCTACTATGAAAAATTTTACTTTACCCCCGGCGATCTGGGCTTCACCCCTATCGATACCTCCGTCGGCCGCCTCGGGGTGTTGGTATGCTGGGATCAATGGTACCCGGAAGCGGCGCGTTTGATGGCGCTGGCCGGCGCGGATTTACTGCTTTACCCTACCGCCATAGGCTGGAATCCCGACGACGGCGAAGACGAACGGCAACGTCAACGCGAAGCGTGGATCACGGTGCAGCGCGGCCATGCGGTAGCCAACGGTTTGCCGGTGCTGGCCTGCAATCGCATCGGTCATGAACCGGACCCCGGCCCCAACAGTCGCGGTATACTGTTCTGGGGCGGCAGTTTTGCCGTCGGACCGCAAGGCGAATTCCTGGCGCAGGCCAATACCAGCGATACGCAAGTGCTGATGGTCAATATCGACCGCGAACGCTCGGAACAGATGCGCAGAATTTGGCCGTTTCTGCGCGACCGCAGAATTGACGCCTACCAGGGAACAATACGACGGTTTATCGATTAA
- a CDS encoding EcsC family protein, which translates to MTQLTPYEATQVAHIAAWKAELPSYAGKVFEVIRFPFRKIASTTVHAAKIPALLIRLAKHMNTEHDAREIARRAGVANISDLYDKPLEFCDSLAKNVSVKAEREAMIQGVATGIGGLPTELAALPLTLRASLHSVVRIGHCYGFSLNATEDYLYILGIMELATIDDPDQRQRQRQRLYELSEAKRKRLQKNQPDVGVDDLRGNLIEGIAEDIAWESVPVYGDFASFAISSLETHRLDFTARRVFQERRLRAQGKVKRIMPAATPHRHPITRDALYLGKEMIYVSSYGSAFIVALPVVAIGAVGARLLPRPIVRGLSDGRKDGYAAASAAHERGADQTEIASAPINEAAPA; encoded by the coding sequence ATGACCCAGCTTACACCCTACGAAGCCACCCAGGTCGCGCACATTGCCGCCTGGAAAGCGGAACTGCCCAGCTATGCCGGCAAGGTATTCGAGGTAATACGTTTTCCATTCCGCAAAATCGCCAGCACGACAGTGCATGCTGCAAAAATACCGGCGCTGCTGATTCGGCTCGCGAAGCACATGAATACCGAACACGACGCGCGCGAGATTGCACGCCGCGCAGGTGTCGCCAATATTTCCGATCTGTACGATAAACCGCTGGAGTTCTGCGATAGCCTGGCAAAAAACGTCAGCGTCAAAGCCGAGCGTGAAGCCATGATACAAGGCGTCGCCACCGGTATCGGCGGATTGCCAACCGAACTCGCCGCGCTGCCGCTGACGCTGCGCGCATCATTGCATTCCGTGGTGCGCATCGGGCACTGCTATGGCTTCAGCTTGAATGCGACGGAGGACTATCTTTATATTCTGGGCATCATGGAGCTGGCGACCATCGACGACCCGGACCAACGCCAGAGACAGAGACAACGGCTTTATGAACTGTCCGAAGCAAAGCGCAAACGCCTGCAAAAAAACCAGCCGGATGTCGGCGTCGACGATTTGCGCGGCAATCTGATCGAGGGCATAGCGGAAGACATAGCGTGGGAGTCAGTTCCTGTTTACGGCGATTTCGCTTCCTTCGCGATCAGCAGCCTGGAAACGCATCGTCTCGATTTCACCGCGCGCCGCGTATTTCAGGAACGCCGCCTGCGCGCCCAGGGTAAAGTAAAACGGATTATGCCCGCCGCAACACCGCATCGTCATCCGATAACGCGCGATGCCCTTTACCTGGGCAAGGAAATGATCTATGTAAGCAGTTATGGCTCCGCTTTCATAGTGGCGCTCCCTGTCGTGGCGATCGGCGCCGTCGGCGCGCGACTTTTGCCTCGCCCTATCGTGCGCGGACTCAGCGATGGACGTAAAGACGGCTATGCCGCGGCGTCGGCCGCACATGAACGGGGGGCGGATCAAACGGAAATTGCATCCGCTCCGATCAACGAGGCTGCGCCGGCCTGA
- the thiD gene encoding bifunctional hydroxymethylpyrimidine kinase/phosphomethylpyrimidine kinase, translated as MPLSAPRPIVLCFSGHDPVGGAGVQADIETISRLGCHACTVITALTVQDSADVHSILPLDTTLFLQQARCVIADMHPDAVKIGLLGSADMAASVASLLRELPEIPVVLDPVLAAGGGYELAGETLQNTLVEQLLPLTTVLTPNTYEAARLSGLTGKAPDSNACAARLLAHGCRHVLITGTHAPTNAVINRLYSSARTDNEHTAWRWDRLPHSYHGSGCTLAAAIAAGLATGLDAEAACEQAQDYTWRALSCGYRPGQGQHLPNRIGKIKR; from the coding sequence ATGCCCTTATCAGCTCCCCGCCCCATAGTTCTCTGCTTTTCCGGCCATGATCCGGTCGGCGGCGCAGGCGTACAGGCGGATATCGAAACCATCTCCCGCTTAGGCTGCCATGCCTGCACCGTAATTACCGCGCTGACGGTACAGGATAGCGCCGATGTGCATTCGATACTTCCACTGGATACTACGCTGTTTCTTCAACAGGCACGCTGCGTCATTGCGGACATGCACCCCGATGCGGTCAAAATCGGCCTGCTGGGCAGCGCGGACATGGCCGCTTCGGTAGCATCTTTACTGAGAGAGCTGCCTGAAATACCCGTAGTGCTCGATCCGGTACTGGCGGCCGGCGGCGGCTACGAACTGGCCGGAGAAACGCTACAGAACACACTGGTTGAACAACTGTTGCCGCTTACAACGGTACTCACGCCCAACACGTACGAAGCCGCCCGCCTGTCAGGGCTAACTGGCAAGGCGCCGGATAGCAACGCCTGCGCTGCCCGGCTATTGGCGCACGGTTGCCGCCATGTGCTTATCACCGGCACCCATGCTCCCACGAATGCGGTGATCAATCGCCTGTACAGCAGCGCCCGGACGGACAACGAACACACTGCATGGCGCTGGGACAGACTGCCCCATTCCTACCACGGCTCCGGTTGCACGCTGGCAGCGGCAATTGCTGCGGGGCTGGCAACGGGTCTTGATGCCGAAGCGGCTTGCGAACAGGCGCAAGACTACACATGGCGTGCGCTTTCCTGCGGATATCGCCCCGGTCAAGGACAGCATCTGCCCAACCGGATCGGGAAAATTAAGAGGTAA
- a CDS encoding YqaA family protein, with protein MIEALTTDAGMAYIGLFMSAFVSSTVAPGGSEAVLAYMAIQDYSAPWLIVVATLGNTLGAVSTWYLGLWVARKYPADRVMNDRQRQGIAWVRRWGAPVLLLSWLPVAGDAFCFAAGWLRLPLLLSALLILAGKAARYAVVVQLAGMVGA; from the coding sequence ATGATTGAAGCATTAACTACCGATGCTGGCATGGCTTATATCGGCCTTTTTATGAGCGCTTTCGTTTCCTCGACCGTCGCACCGGGCGGTTCCGAAGCTGTGCTTGCCTATATGGCCATTCAGGATTATTCGGCGCCGTGGTTGATTGTAGTCGCAACGCTGGGTAATACGCTGGGCGCGGTATCTACCTGGTATCTGGGGTTATGGGTCGCGCGCAAATATCCGGCCGATCGTGTAATGAACGATCGGCAACGCCAGGGTATAGCCTGGGTCAGGCGGTGGGGCGCGCCGGTGCTGTTGTTGTCATGGCTGCCCGTAGCGGGCGATGCCTTCTGCTTTGCCGCCGGATGGCTAAGGCTGCCGCTTCTATTGTCCGCCTTGCTGATTCTGGCCGGTAAGGCGGCGCGTTATGCCGTTGTTGTCCAGTTGGCGGGCATGGTTGGCGCATAA
- the tatB gene encoding Sec-independent protein translocase protein TatB, with translation MFEVGFWELALVGVVALVVFGPERLPRVARETALWVRKARTMMASVKEEINHELDLQDLKQSLLEQKKLPNTATDNLNQNILRRRQATEILAEQFEPGEAAPEKEPHD, from the coding sequence ATGTTCGAAGTTGGATTCTGGGAGCTGGCCCTGGTCGGCGTGGTCGCATTAGTGGTGTTCGGCCCCGAACGCCTGCCGCGCGTTGCGCGCGAAACCGCTCTGTGGGTACGCAAGGCGCGAACGATGATGGCTTCAGTCAAGGAAGAAATCAATCATGAACTGGATTTGCAGGATTTGAAGCAAAGTCTGCTCGAGCAAAAAAAACTGCCGAATACGGCAACGGACAACCTGAATCAAAACATTCTCAGACGCAGACAAGCGACTGAAATTCTGGCCGAACAATTCGAGCCCGGGGAAGCCGCTCCCGAAAAAGAACCGCATGACTGA
- the tatA gene encoding twin-arginine translocase TatA/TatE family subunit, whose product MGIGIWELVLLFLIVLLVFGTKRLRSVGGDLGSAIRSFRSAMHEEPGKQEESPAQQAHTIDGEAHVEKK is encoded by the coding sequence ATGGGCATAGGTATTTGGGAATTGGTACTACTTTTTTTAATCGTGCTGCTGGTTTTCGGCACCAAGCGTCTGCGCAGCGTGGGCGGCGATCTCGGCAGCGCCATACGCAGCTTTCGCAGCGCCATGCACGAAGAACCGGGCAAGCAGGAAGAAAGTCCTGCGCAGCAGGCTCACACCATAGACGGTGAAGCCCACGTCGAAAAGAAATAA
- a CDS encoding DUF4118 domain-containing protein, producing the protein MNLQQRFFRFAWSRYAIAIVLEALAAALRVWPLQALGSTLVWLTFYPAVMVVAIYGGLSAGLLATALACLTAVFLWPLLVVHPFIDQPADWLGVAVFVCTGTRISGVAEAMRRAQARAIKAQEQAKAANRAKSVCLP; encoded by the coding sequence ATGAATCTGCAACAACGATTTTTTCGTTTCGCATGGTCGCGTTATGCCATCGCAATAGTGCTTGAGGCTTTGGCCGCCGCGCTGAGAGTATGGCCTCTACAGGCGCTTGGATCAACCCTGGTCTGGCTGACTTTCTACCCTGCGGTGATGGTTGTTGCGATCTACGGCGGACTTTCCGCCGGTTTGCTGGCAACGGCGCTCGCCTGCCTCACTGCGGTATTCTTATGGCCGCTGCTCGTTGTGCATCCCTTTATCGACCAGCCTGCCGACTGGCTTGGCGTGGCGGTGTTTGTTTGTACCGGCACCAGGATTTCCGGTGTTGCGGAAGCGATGCGCCGCGCTCAGGCACGCGCAATAAAAGCGCAGGAGCAGGCCAAGGCCGCCAACAGGGCAAAGAGCGTGTGTCTACCATGA
- a CDS encoding DUF4410 domain-containing protein, translating into MRLLLLSLILTALTCSACSRGGVRGGAHTETPQAQAVVPVHPAGVVWVKDFALDLSNFKSEQGIINSIAITSRLQDIRRGDAQERARGLVDQMSESLVSDLRKAGFTAQRLPANTPPPASGWLIAGEFSLVDEGNRTQRAVIGMGQGSSLVDVDVAASDLQKPDAPFAVFTTVSDPAHKPPTPNPYAMAARFILEKNSTGHDVEHVSEQIVNELAAIQKKALTSPHCGLCPQ; encoded by the coding sequence ATGCGCTTACTATTGTTATCTTTGATATTGACAGCATTGACATGCTCCGCCTGCAGCCGGGGAGGCGTTAGAGGCGGCGCCCACACAGAGACTCCGCAAGCGCAAGCCGTTGTCCCGGTTCATCCGGCCGGCGTCGTCTGGGTCAAGGATTTTGCGCTGGATTTGAGTAATTTCAAGTCAGAGCAGGGCATCATTAATTCCATTGCCATAACTTCCCGTCTGCAGGATATCAGACGCGGCGACGCACAGGAACGGGCACGCGGCCTCGTCGATCAAATGTCCGAGTCGCTGGTCAGCGATCTGCGCAAAGCAGGATTTACCGCGCAAAGGCTACCGGCCAACACCCCTCCACCCGCCAGCGGCTGGCTGATTGCGGGCGAATTCAGTCTGGTGGATGAGGGCAATCGTACCCAGCGCGCGGTTATCGGCATGGGGCAAGGCAGTTCTCTGGTCGATGTCGATGTCGCAGCCAGCGACCTGCAGAAGCCCGACGCGCCGTTTGCTGTGTTTACCACCGTCAGCGACCCCGCGCATAAGCCTCCAACCCCCAATCCCTACGCCATGGCGGCGCGTTTTATACTGGAAAAAAATTCGACGGGGCATGATGTAGAGCATGTCAGCGAGCAGATCGTCAACGAACTGGCGGCGATACAGAAAAAGGCGCTCACCAGTCCGCATTGCGGACTCTGTCCGCAATAG
- a CDS encoding chitinase: MTASNGEVKSTWWACDAEPPGKTAWFVTTNDATKDQYASSCPGMGIENGGYFGRGPKQLTYAGNYGWAGKTLYPATPDIFLNDPNKIIADPVIGWEAGLAYQLVSYTEQGTTYTKPTMTQAVNQQAFTGLNYNNDVGDWGFGQTINVINGGVECVTNVESDDTRVKQLGRFNNYIELMVRFGVDIKGVTVTNQIPADAKLATNAADPKNYSVDDLKYNIYLRRTKTSGDWGEVLWMTAPLADLFNDKKSVPWGPYYLYYNDPEETREVPAASKLTPPESKFTSAANIAERVDCWGYTPYNKATKKAATQ; this comes from the coding sequence ATAACGGCTTCGAACGGTGAGGTAAAAAGCACTTGGTGGGCGTGCGACGCCGAGCCTCCCGGAAAAACCGCGTGGTTTGTGACGACAAATGATGCAACGAAAGATCAATATGCGAGTTCCTGTCCCGGCATGGGCATAGAAAACGGCGGTTATTTCGGCAGAGGCCCGAAGCAATTAACCTACGCCGGCAATTACGGTTGGGCGGGTAAGACGCTTTATCCCGCTACCCCGGATATCTTCCTTAATGACCCGAATAAAATTATAGCCGATCCGGTTATCGGTTGGGAGGCAGGTCTGGCCTACCAGCTTGTTTCATATACCGAACAGGGAACCACATATACCAAGCCGACTATGACGCAAGCGGTGAACCAGCAAGCCTTTACCGGTTTGAACTATAACAATGACGTCGGGGATTGGGGGTTCGGACAAACCATCAACGTCATCAACGGCGGAGTCGAGTGCGTGACGAATGTGGAATCGGACGATACGCGCGTAAAACAATTGGGCCGGTTCAATAACTATATTGAACTGATGGTGAGGTTCGGCGTCGACATCAAAGGTGTCACTGTCACAAATCAAATTCCCGCTGACGCCAAGCTTGCAACGAATGCCGCCGATCCGAAAAACTACAGTGTAGACGACTTAAAATACAATATCTATTTAAGAAGAACCAAGACCAGCGGCGATTGGGGAGAGGTTCTATGGATGACCGCGCCGCTGGCGGATCTTTTCAACGATAAAAAGTCCGTTCCCTGGGGGCCTTATTACCTGTATTACAACGATCCCGAAGAAACGCGGGAAGTTCCAGCCGCTTCCAAACTGACGCCGCCAGAATCAAAGTTTACATCTGCTGCTAATATTGCCGAACGCGTCGATTGCTGGGGGTATACACCGTACAATAAAGCGACTAAAAAAGCGGCCACCCAATAA